A segment of the Desulfitobacterium dehalogenans ATCC 51507 genome:
GTAAGGATCCTATTGAAGTGTTCGAAACCGCTCTCAAGAATGTCATGCCTGTGTTGGAGGTAAAAGCACGCCGGGTCGGTGGTGCTAACTACCAAGTACCCATCGAAGTTCGCACCGATCGTCGTCAAACTTTGGGATTGCGCTGGATTGTGAGCTATGCCCGCAAACGCAGCGAAAAGACCATGGAAGAGAAGATCGCAGGTGAGTTGATGGATGCAGCCAATAGCACCGGCGGCTCTATTAAGAAAAAAGAAGACACGCATAAGATGGCCGAAGCCAATAAGGCTTTTGCGCATTACCGTTGGTAGGATGATCAAAGCATATGCTTAAAATCATCCACAATGGGGAATGACTACGGCAGAAAGGGGGATTATCAGTGGCAAGGCAAATTCCATTAGAGAAAACGCGGAATATCGGGATCATGGCCCATATTGATGCGGGTAAAACGACCACGACCGAGCGTATTTTGTTCTACACTGGGCGTGTTCATAAAATCGGGGAAACTCATGACGGTGCAGCTACTATGGACTGGATGGTCCAAGAGCAAGAACGTGGTATCACCATTACTTCTGCAGCGACAACTTGTCAATGGAAAAATCACCGGATTAACATTATTGATACACCAGGGCACGTGGACTTTACAGTCGAGGTAGAGCGCAGTTTGCGTGTACTCGACGGCGCTGTAGCAGTTTTCTGTTCTGTCGGCGGTGTTGAGCCTCAATCTGAAACAGTATGGCGGCAGGCGGACAAGTACGGAGTACCCCGTATCGCCTATATCAACAAAATGGACCGTTTGGGTGCCGATTTCTTCCGGGGAGTATCTATGATTGCTGACAGGTTAGGTGCTAACCCAGTACCCATCCAACTACCTATTGGTTCTGAGGAGAATTTCAAAGGAATCATCGACCTCGTGACCATGACGGCTAGAATCTATACGGACGATTTAGGCACCGCCAGTGACGTTGCCGATATCCCCGGAGACTTAGTCGACAAAGCCAATGAATATCGTGAGAAACTTCTTGAAGCAGTTGCTGATACAGATGAAGAACTCATGATGAAATATCTCGAAGGTGAAGAACTGACCGAAGAAGAGATTCGTAATGGAATCCGTAAAGGAACAATTGGGCTGAAGTTTATCCCAGTGGTCTGCGGCTCTTCGTTCAAGAATAAAGGGGTGCAACCACTACTTGATGCGGTTGTAGAGTATATGCCAGCCCCAACTGATGTACCGAATATTAAAGGGGTGCATCCGGAGACCGGTGAAGCTGATGAGCGTCATTCCAGCGACACAGAACCGTTCTCTGCCTTGGCCTTTAAGATCATGGCTGACCCTTACGTGGGTAAATTGGCATTTTTCCGGGTATACTCGGGAGTCCTGAATTCGGGATCCTATGTTTATAACTCAACCAAAGGCAAACGGGAGAGAATCGGCCGTATCCTCCAAATGCATGCGAACCACCGGGAAGAAACTCCCGAAGTCTATGCAGGAGATATTGCAGCTGCAGTGGGCTTGAAAGACACCACCACAGGGGATACCCTCTGTGATGATAAAGCCCCTATTATTCTCGAATCCATGCAATTCCCTGATCCTGTTATCAACGTGGCCATTGAGCCCAAGACGAAAGCAGATCAGGAGAAGATGGGCACAGCTCTGGCACGTTTGGCTGAAGAGGATCCTACCTTTAAAATGCATACCGACCAAGACAGCGGACAAACCATCATCGAAGGAATGGGTGAGCTTCACCTGGAAATCATCGTTGACCGTTTGCAGCGTGAATTCAAAGTCGAGTGCAATGTTGGACGTCCTCAGGTTGCTTACAAAGAAACCATTCGCCGTGCTGTTAAAGCTGAAGGTAAGTTCGTTCGTCAATCCGGTGGACGTGGACAATACGGACACTGCTGGATTGAGATTG
Coding sequences within it:
- the fusA gene encoding elongation factor G; the protein is MARQIPLEKTRNIGIMAHIDAGKTTTTERILFYTGRVHKIGETHDGAATMDWMVQEQERGITITSAATTCQWKNHRINIIDTPGHVDFTVEVERSLRVLDGAVAVFCSVGGVEPQSETVWRQADKYGVPRIAYINKMDRLGADFFRGVSMIADRLGANPVPIQLPIGSEENFKGIIDLVTMTARIYTDDLGTASDVADIPGDLVDKANEYREKLLEAVADTDEELMMKYLEGEELTEEEIRNGIRKGTIGLKFIPVVCGSSFKNKGVQPLLDAVVEYMPAPTDVPNIKGVHPETGEADERHSSDTEPFSALAFKIMADPYVGKLAFFRVYSGVLNSGSYVYNSTKGKRERIGRILQMHANHREETPEVYAGDIAAAVGLKDTTTGDTLCDDKAPIILESMQFPDPVINVAIEPKTKADQEKMGTALARLAEEDPTFKMHTDQDSGQTIIEGMGELHLEIIVDRLQREFKVECNVGRPQVAYKETIRRAVKAEGKFVRQSGGRGQYGHCWIEIEPLEQGSGFEFVNKIVGGVIPKEYIAPIGQGIEEALQNGIQAGYPVMDIRATVYDGSYHDVDSSEMAFKIAGSMAFKAGAAKADPAIIEPIMKVEVTVPEEYMGEVIGDMNSRRGRIEGMEATGTAQVVRGFVPLSEMFGYATDLRSKTQGRGTYVMMFDHYEEVPKNIAEGIVAKRAGA
- the rpsG gene encoding 30S ribosomal protein S7, with amino-acid sequence MPRKGYIAKREILPDPIYKNRVLTKFINQIMLDGKKGTAESICYNAFDIIREKTGKDPIEVFETALKNVMPVLEVKARRVGGANYQVPIEVRTDRRQTLGLRWIVSYARKRSEKTMEEKIAGELMDAANSTGGSIKKKEDTHKMAEANKAFAHYRW